A single Lactuca sativa cultivar Salinas chromosome 8, Lsat_Salinas_v11, whole genome shotgun sequence DNA region contains:
- the LOC122194458 gene encoding uncharacterized protein LOC122194458 — MPAKARRIRQHQENLRRAQSNVTPTQSTTSYVREEPENQLMQPSNPEPLESSVVAVPATSSLCNLERFLETVTPSVHVQHLSKRTMRGWRTSDVEYQPYFVLGDLWESFEEWSAYGAGVPLILNEANCVIQYYVPYLSGIQIYVDPLKSSINSRQLTEDIDDNSFTDSSSDGSSDYEQEKGSLHYLREKSNNHHPKNDILHRMDHLSMNDENNVVQEDFSSDDSDSATTQSCLIFEYMEHSQPLGREPLCDKILDLAQRFPELKSLRSCDLLPSSWLSVAWYPIYRIPMGPTLKDLDACFLTFHSLHTPTTGNECEHPPVVRHFSGTGVVSLPAFGLASYKFKAPLWVPNELKRLECPDGLFTILYVFVTYIEVLVLKRLECPYHVMCQ; from the exons ATGCCGGCGAAAGCGAGAAGGATTCGTCAGCATCAAGAGAACCTCCGTAGAGCTCAAAGTAACGTTACTCCGACCCAATCTACGACATCTTATGTCAGGGAGGAGCCGGAGAATCAACTCATGCAGCCATCAAATCCGGAGCCGTTGGAATCCTCAGTGGTGGCGGTGCCGGCAACATCATCGTTGTGTAATCTTGAACGGTTTTTGGAAACTGTTACGCCTTCTGTTCATGTTCAACATCTCTCCAAG AGAACTATGAGAGGATGGAGGACAAGTGATGTGGAATATCAACCATACTttgttcttggtgatttgtggGAATCTTTCGAGGAGTGGAGTGCTTATGGTGCTGGAGTTCCTTTAATATTGAATGAAGCTAATTGTGTGATCCAATATTATGTGCCTTATTTATCTGGAATTCAAATATATGTAGACCCTTTGAAGTCTTCAATAAATTCCAG GCAACTAACTGAGGATATTGATGATAACTCATTTACGGATTCAAGTAGTGATGGGAGCAGTGATTATGAACAGGAAAAGGGTTCTTTACATTATCTAAGGGAGAAGAGTAATAATCATCACCCAAAGAATGACATTCTTCACCGAATGGATCATTTGTCAATGAATGATGAGAACAATGTAGTTCAAGAAGACTTTTCTAGTGATGATAGTGATTCTGCCACCACTCAAAGTTGCTTGATATTTGagtacatggaacatagtcagcCTTTGGGCAGAGAACCTTTGTGTGATAAG ATACTTGATCTTGCACAACGCTTCCCTGAATTGAAAAGTCTAAGAAGTTGTGACTTGCTGCCATCTAGTTGGCTTTCTGTCGCTTG GTACCCAATATACAGAATTCCCATGGGGCCCACCTTGAAAGATCTTGATGCTTGTTTTCTAACTTTTCATTCCCTTCACACTCCTACTACAG gCAATGAATGTGAGCATCCACCTGTTGTAAGGCATTTCAGTGGGACGGGTGTGGTCTCATTACCAGCATTTGGTCTTGCTTCATACAAATTCAAGGCACCACTGTGGGTCCCCAATGAATTGAAAAGACTAGAATGCCCTGATGGACTATTCACTATTCTATATGTGTTTGTTACTTACATAGAAGTACTAGTGTTGAAAAGACTAGAATGCCCTTATCATGTGATGTGTCAATAA